AGGGcttgttgcaactgtccccagtctcccctaccTATATATTAAATTTAAGGGAAAAAGGcaggttttttaaaattgtaaattcAACATAGTGTTCAgataaaaatgctgacagcaaacgagcatcttgtctTCATAGCGaagttgagagccagtagtatccactatTTAGTCTGTCCCATTGTTTAGTTGGTAGCATGTGGAATCTCAAAAGTTGACTAACTTTTTGGCTTATTGACACAACCTTTGACTATACACGCGTGAGGCATGATTTACAGTATAACCTACAGATAACTGTTCAAAACtcaaacaacacagcagcatctgcagtaaggAGTGTACCGCTCAGCATTGGCTTGAGGCATTATGACGCTCAGACTAGCGAGGCATTGTGTTACTCCACCAGAAGAATatagttctttgtgttagctgctacaataacaatatcactgtagtttggttaatatacagtcctgttatgtaaatagaacattgttggtgtttttttttgggctttATGATCAAAATAGGTGGGTCCTATGATGTCCATTTCTAGCTCtgtcatgctaactcgttttctctctttagaacgtacagaaaagggaaataaatatgAGGTTGAAAACTTGCCTGAACAATATGGTGCAGCTCCCAAATGAGACCATGACAAATTGACTGGCCAGCGACCCCTataaattcagaaaaaaattatCCTCCACCACCCGTTTCACAGATCTTCATGAAATTTGGTGGACCTCAGGACCACTCAGGACCCACAAAAAAGTGTCAAGATCCCATGCTCAAAACCAAACAGGAAATCTGCCAATTTGTTTTAAAGCGGTCATTTTGGGCAAAAACCAGGGGTTGTATTTCGATGAACCCGTCCTAGGGACTTTCAGCAAATGAGGCCACATGAAAATCACAGACACTAGACATATGGCcaattatattttgtgaaaCATTTTAATGTACACCATAGAATGTGAGCGCAGCCTTGGAGACTCGCCAAGCAACACAAAACTCACATAACTGAACTCCACAAGGTCAGACTTTTACAATAATTGGTGTGTATGATGACACACTGAAGAGACCCATATGTCACTTCCTCAATTAGTAACAGTTCCTCCCTGTGGCGACACAAAGTTTGATACAAAAACCCACTCCTCTGACTTACTACATTGAATCACTTTGACATTAAACAGACTGATGATATGAAGCATGAGGTTTCATTACACGTAGTTGGTGGAGTCTGGCGGCGAAGACTGCTCCTCGCCTTAAACAATCAGACAGTCATAACTTCAATTCAAATCTCTTATCAAATCTTCAAAACTGACACAAGGGTTAAAGGTTAGGGTCTAATCATGACTAGATTTTGTTTGATATTGACTCTAATGGCGCTACCAACTGGTGGAAATGTATAACTGCTATAACTACCTTCTACACGGCCAGACCGTCCTGAAGTTTTTTATAGTGGGTTAGGTCACCCTCCAGTCCGTTACTGTGTGTATACATAAACTCAGATGGCATCCCCTACTGGATAAATATTTATACATgtagaaagacaaagtaagaagccaaaatcttaccacttccacacggaatgggaggagaacttcttttcacgcTATCATATCGGACATggcatggctgactacatgcagtgtgaaggtaatgtaatccaatgtcatgtctcatcaatgttttgtgtcattactgacgtctagtggccagaatactataGAATAttatatgacttgtctttcaatatttttgggcaaatacagtattaggccatagtcaaccacaaaacaatcatttattaattaattttttaatttttgaaaaagcgaGCGATGTTCAAAACGTCatgtagtgagggatgactgtatttcacctctatgctactgaaatagCATTATATTAtggatttattcttgtaaaatagtaactttttttcttcattaaaatacaacttttttctcaaatatttcaacattattgtcataaattacagatgtttttccatttccgtttttccatttaaatgcattttattagTAGAACTAAGGtgcttgctctttttttctcaatttttgctgttctttaaaaaaaaaaatatttcaattttcttcttgtaaattttctttttgtaatcaTGGTTTAATGGTATGGTaacggtatggtatggtatggtaatttattttgaacaagcATACAAGTCTTATTGGattacatcacatagtacaattcacaattccacatgtccaaaaaggagtaggaagaagcacagcttatttaatcctatccctcTCTctttttcacatcaattacaatacatttgttcacttcctgtattccaaatgtactctttgctaatttgaaatacataggaaaatgataaggtaccATAACAATGTCGTACAATAGTTGGTAAGTCACacttgatgcactacactgctgaaggggatgtcatacaacttcatgtcaaaaaatccaaactatcctttTAAAGCAACGCACAACTGCGCATGAGGCTCCGTTAATACCTCAGAGAAGtgttacttttttcccccactcagAGTATTACTTTCTCCCTCAACCCTCCTCCTTAGTGTCATGTTTAAGAGCTGTGACGAGAGAACATCCGGCCGGTCAGGGGGGCTGACGGGAGGAGGGAGATTAAATTAAATCAGCATTAAATCAAAAggtgcttttctttcttttttttaaaaaaaggtgaagAGTATCAATGTATGAGAACATGCGTGTTTTACTATGACGAGTGTCCCACCAAGGGCCATGTACTGAAATGCGCCTGCATGTCAGTTTTATACAAAAAGTAagaaagtgtattattattattattattattattattaccgtcACAGCAGAACCCGAATCTCGACACCCCTTACACTGGTTGACTGATGTCAAATCAGTGGAATGAAAACCCAAACTAAccactgcttgcacatttacttggtCAAGTCAAGTGTGTACTATTTAATCATAAGAAGTAGTTGTAGCAAATAAAtagctgcgggccaataaataaaaacaagttgcAGGTCACAAACGTCCCCCAAACGACACTTTGGAGATCCCTGGATTATGAGATCATAGCAGAGACCTCAAGTGATTGAATTTGCACACCATCGCCCCCGCCCCTTGGGGAGGGGGTGGGCAGCATGGTTCTATCTGTGGAGCTGAGAAGTGACAGGGCCAGCTGGGGAATGAAACCCAGTAAGACAGGCACTTTGTCTGGGACCATGCACACTGCTCTCTTGGCTCTGCCAGGATTCAATGCTACTGAAGTTCCACCTTCGGATTCAATGATGTTCTGTACAACTAGAGGACGTTATCTTTAACAACCCTCCTGTTGGGAACCGCATGTGGACATCTTGGGACAAGGATGGGTGGGAAGCAGTCTCATGGCTTCTCCAACAAAGAGCTGAGCGAGGTGAGCGTGAGCCAAGGCAGCAAGAGCGCAGGGAGTGAACAGGGCGGACTGTCCTCTGCCGCCGAGCGAATCCGCAGACACACCACGGTGCACTTCGGCTACAGCACCCTCAGCTTGGCCATGCGGGGGCTGGACGACGCCCCGGCGGAGTTGTGGGAGCTGCGAGAGCTGCAGAAACTCAATTTGTCCATGAACTGTCTGTGCTCGCTGCCACCTGCCTTGGGCGCCCTGGACAACCTGGTGGTGCTCAACCTGTGGGGCAACAACCTGACCAGCCTGCCGCCCGAGATCGGCCTCCTGAAGAAGCTGCGCGTGCTCTTCGCCTGCCGCAACCGCCTGAGTGAGGTGCCGGAGGAGCTCGGCTCCTGCGCCTGCCTGGAGGTGCTCAGCCTGGCCAACAACCAGATCACCAGCCTGCCGGGGAGCTTAGCGGGCATGCACAACCTGAGCAAGCTCAACCTGAGCCACAACCGCATCGCGCACATCCCGACCTGTGTCTACAGCATGAAGGGCCTGGTCTTCCTTCATCTGGCCTGCAACCGCCTGGAGACCATTGCCGACCAGATCCAGGACTTGGTCAACCTCAAGATCCTCATCGTGGAGGGGAACAGCATCCACACTCTGCCGAAGACGCTGTGCTTCCTGGAGTCCTTGGAGCTCCTCAATGTGGACTTCAATGAGCTGCAAAGCGTGCCCGTGGAAATGTATCTGCTGAGTCGGCTCAGGAGGCTGGCCTGCCACCCTCTGGACAAAGGACTCCATATTGTACATAACCCCCTCCTTAAGCCTATTCAGGAGGTGCTGCAAGGAGGACTGAGCGCCCTCTACAACTACCTCAAGCCCACGTGAGGCGACACCGCTGTTTGTGTCGGACATCGCCGGGCACGTGGGTAGTCATGCCGCTAGCACAAGCCGACTGCGGATGCCATCGAGACCGCTATTAGTATTACATCACAGGGCATCACACAAATAGATTGAAGTGTTTGGCTGTAAATAAAGACCAACAAACCGCCGTCATGCCTGCTATGTGTAGCACGCGTGTGCGTAATCCACAGTTAAGGGTTAAAACGAGTCGCAAAAATTCACAGGTCCACATTTGGAGGCTGATTAGTGGCGggagatcacacacacacacacacacacacacacacacactcacacagtgtTGCATTCAGGTCACAGGGATCAGTTGTGTAAAGTCAATGGAAAGAACAGTAAAGCAGCATCAGAAGggagagtggaaaaaaatgatgcaacaaGAAGCAgatcataaaaatgaaaattttttctatgtcattttatttaatttaccaGTTCCAGTAAGTTTGATTTGTGTGTATAAAAGTgttttatacagtggaacccgcctAAAGCAGTCTCGCTGaggtcgaccaactcatcaagtccggTTTCTTCTTGTGCCCAAAAAGACttgcttttgtcgacataaaatttgagatccAAAAGACGTCATTTTTATGAACAACGGGTCCatttatgtcgacatgtgttaTAGTTTTACTAACTTAACTGAAACAGCAACATAACTGCCGTCTACTTAGACAGCATGAAAAACCTTTCACTTTCTCTTTCGATTAGGTCAGTCAGTCAGAGGGGcatcgacataaacgggttccactgtagcaaTGTAGTTAATAAGTATGGAGAATTGAGTAGGGACTCAAAAATCAATACAGTCGAACCGCGGTTAGCGTCCACTCCGGTTAGCATGCTTTTCGATTAATGTCGAAAAtgtatgccacaattttgcctcggtttgcgtgctttctctggttagcgtacaatatggtgtgcaTCTTGTCATGtgctgcatgagtccaactgtgttattttgtatgttatttatttttttttaaatcacaaaacatcccaagcatcctattagctagctgaGAAAATggcatatgtatttatatgcattttcaattgttttctcgatgcaaaactataaaaacgggttttgtgttaacatttttggctttctggaatgcactcattggatttacattatttcttatgggagaaattgatttggttaatgTCCGTTGAGTTTAGAGTCTGACCTACTGGGACAAATGAATGATactaaccaagattccactgtacttgAAAAATACTCCCCGCCAAAAAACTTTGCAAACATGGCGGACATGCTGGATTCTGACACAAAAGCTTGGCCTAATGAAGCCCGTTTCGAGTAACACCAATATAAGCTACTTTGCTACTGGCTACAGTGCAATATTGCTTGTAAGAAAGCCTACTCAATTCTTGTGAGAATTTTAACACattgttttcttccttttttcagTGAAGTGTGGAATATTTTTTCAGCCAAGCACCCCCTAAACAAAGAAAGTATTTCTGGCTGGAAAAAAGGGCTGTAGCATCACTATGTCATTTATTGTATTACAACAGAAATTTATTGTCAATGTTACAGGAAAAATAAAgcatgaaagaaagaaagaaaatatcaaaaacagaaataacatATCAAACATTTGTTATTCTATATGGAGGGGTCAGCAACCTTCATAaccaaaagagccattttgatCCTCttccgataaaaaaaaaataacctggAGCCTCAAAccattacacagcttataaacctgtaaaaaatgtaatctttttaaatgttacctgttacaacaacaaaatttaACAAAGAGAAGTGCGccgtgtgtgtgtaggcctactctaaaataaacacttaactctgtaagcctttttgagcggttcccatatttgtgtaaaattaaaacaaaatgtagccaactttaacataaaaggTCCATTTGAGGTCACATATCCGCATACCAGTGTTGTTTGCCCATTACCGTTTACGGCTGCgctgaattgtcatcaataCCCATTCTGTTGGTCCTGTCCCTGACTGTCTTTGACGAgtgaggcattctttcattttctgaataatttccagtttattttttaattcggagaatagatgcctgcctgtttggaggcgggaggcaaggaaaaaggaCATGCATGCACAAGGGAAAAATTGAGGCtggaaaaattatttatttcatttattttatgataaattcattaatttattatcgtcccagtccGAGCGCCCACGAGAGAGTcgtttctgaatgagaaatcttgtcaggttttaatctcgtgagatcttgtgacacccctgctaattagctttttcacaaagataacatgtggatgttttgttcagatagcttagcatttggttgattttagcatctttaatgtacaaaatgtattacGGTAGCCCCTGAATGGGGAAAtccctggaaaaagtttgggcacctcAGTTCTAAGTTTGAAACAAGGTGCTGGTAGcagcaaagaaacaaaaagtgaCCTCTACTGGAACCTGTTGGTTACTACATGACTCAAAATGAATGCTgagacagaaacaaacaaatgcacgGACTACACGAAGCCTTTTGTCACTGGGATGCATGCATTGTTCTCTAAAAATGAAGGAGAATGCAATGCAGTGAAATTCTCAGGTTAAGTGTCATCGTGTCAGGTCAATCAACTCAACGTTTCATGGAAAGCAGCAACGCATTTTTGCATAATTGAGTGAAATCATAATTTCAAGTTTAGACAACATGGCGGCATCACCAGGAGGCAGTGACAGCTCATCAATCCCGCATGGAGCCTTTGCCAATCAAGGAGGATGATTAAAGAGGAAGCGTCCCCGTTGTTCTCCAGCCCGAGGAGGGGGTTGAGAAATTGTGCGATTGTCTCACTGAGTAGGAAACCCTTCTCACGTGGTGTTTATTGACAAATACCACATGAGTGACACTCCTGACAATTACCTCTTACTTAGCTCATCATGTCTGTTTAATGGCCTCCGCTGCAGGTGGTGCAGAAATATGGAGCGTATAGATTTGTTGAGGTTATTCTCCTCCAAAATGCCAAGTCAATATCAAGTCATTCAGTTGCACAGGATGTTGGTCAGCCCGGCCAATAACAAATTGGTATTTTTGTGCATTCCTGTTGTAGGCAAGACAATGCACAAAGAAACCCGAGGCCAAAACAACTAAGAGTCATGTCTGCTTAGAACAAATCTGCTTCTTCGGTATCAATATGGACATGTATGCATTGAAAGTTGGTGTTTTTCCGCATTTATCTGTGAATGCTGGAAATAAGCCACCTTTTTATATTCATGTGCAGCCATACTTAATAAAATCAAGGTGGACTGTACTGTAAAAGCCTGAACAAGTCACACCTTCAGAAAGACAACCACAAAAAAACTGCATGATAGAAATGCTGCAACTTTAAGGAACAAAACGgtagttagccaggctaccaggggtGTCAGGCCTGAGCAGTAGCCATCTGAGCAGTAGCCATAAGACTTAAGAAGgaatattttacagtattacAAAGcgaccaattttttttttctttttacagccaagtattaaagaaatgtaccttttcattattttcatttcaactttcttctgggcatTCTGCTTGTTTCTTTAAAGACATAAAAGATATCCTACAAGTCTTCCTGGTAGCATGGCTAActtctgttttgcagcatttctctcatgcagttgtttttgcggtttgtgtgtttttggcatttgcatcATTTCAAATTTACAGCATTTATcggttgcatttgttttattttattttatttatttatttttttacatcatttctgtgtttggagtgtTTGGACGTTGCTTTAAGTTTGCCTCTGTCGGCCACTGTAACTGCATACTAATACAACAACATAAGcctaaaaaaacatgacttatATTCCATAATCACAACACATGTTCAATACTGTCAACATAAAGTGCATCATGACTGAATTATTCTTAAAGATATAATTGCCTGCTCATTTTCAGGTCCTCAGCCAGCACATCTTCACCCAGCAGCATACCTTAAATACACATGTTGAGATGTTTTAAGCTGTGTTTAGAATTATGATttgaatgatgaattatgatttAAAACTATACTGTATAGACTCCAACCAGAGTGTGTACTTTACCGTGTTTTTCAGCTTGTCGCCTCGGTGTGACGTCACACAGTGCGCCATTTTTTTTACGAGTATAGCATTCTTTttcaaatccatccattttctatacagcttctCCTTTTTAgggtaaaatacaataatagagTTACTCTATATTCAGACAACATTTTTTACTTCCAATTGTTGCGTCAGTTTTCTCCTCTGCAAGTTGGGAGAGACACCTACAGTACTGCTTTGATGTGTTTCACGTGGACAATATGCCATTGTTGTGAACGGACATTTTAACGACATAAAACAAGTCTACACGTGTAGATATTGTATATAAGAGCAGACGAAGGCTAGTTGTGGATGCTGTCTGTTCCTGTAGAGACCAAAAAGCTTTAAGCCGTTACCTGGAGCGTTCCACCCAGTCGGAGGCAGGGAGTTAAGGAGAGGGAGGGCTCAAAGACGCCCTCTTCCGGCCACATGGCGCGCACACAGCCGCTGCTTCTTTTCGGCACCACTCCATCCACGCACAATAAGGACTCACTCACGGTCCTCCTTCCAGTGTAGACACCAGCAGAAGACCGAGGAGGAGCAGCTTCACCGGGCAACTCAAGCCCGCAGAACCCCTCCTctcccaaaaaacacaaaaggacAACAGCCACGGAGGTTCTGTTTTGACGGTTTGAAGCCCAAAGTGACAGCGCCGATCAAGTTGCAAAGACAAGAGCCGAAGAGTTAAACCAACAAGCCCGCGGCCGCCACGGCGCCGTCGACATGGATAAAGTTGTCCGATGTTGGTTCGCCGCCATCACGTTGCTGCTGTCCGCCAAGGGAGAAGTTTTTAAAGGTAAGTGAACGCGCCTGAGACGTTCATGGTCACGGAAATAACAAATATTACCCGTTCAATTCAATGTAAACATTACTTTTTAATGAACGTTTTTCCCCTTACTGTACTTGGCGTGAAAGACTTTAATCCAGGTGCGCTCATGTGCACCTTACCAGGGTCGCCATCCATCCAGGACGTATTGACACGACCACAAGTTTAAGGAGTTCAGTGTTTGTGTCTAACTTTATCTTGATAAGTTGCTGTCTAATGTGATTAACCTCAAGGGATTCCCGAGCCTGAGTCTCACCTGCTAATAAATAAGACTCTGCTCAAACTTACACCATTTCTCAGCATCGTAAAACAATCCCCAAAACAAACGAAACGAAATAAGTGGAATTATATCAAATTTCAGACTTTGTCCAGCAAGTCATCTTCAAAAAAGGAACCTAAAACTATTTAGTGAAATGAGCATCCCTTTGAACAGTCCGGTACCGGTCCATTGGTGGGGCCGAGTATCTTTCTAAATAACTTtgtcaaattaaatgtaaattcaaatccattttggaaataatatgattttttttctatgtaaTAATAACCTCCAGGTCAACGTAGGTCAGTGGATACATGAAGAGACAAACTACGCTAATAAGCTTCCTGGCTGGAGATGTGGGAAAAACATTCCAAGACAAATAATCAGCATAATGGGGAGACAAGAAAGCTATATTCTACCTAAATTATGACAGCAgctctttaaaaaatatatatatattttgcttCCAGGCACTGACTCCCTTATGTGCTGTGTGCGGGGAGAAGTTTGTTGTTCcgtcattttggattaaagttaaAATTAACTAAccagaacttttttttaaaagtacaaaatgttgcCTTTCCCATCCAATTACTTGTGTAAGACTGGATTTTTGGATACCAACAAGAATCAGCAGCAAAATGGACAGTAAAAACAGGCTGCGTCTGTCACTCCCGCACATCAAACCACGCTATTATCATCTTGTCTGGGGAAAACAAACTCCCGGCTGACACAAGGCTTTATTCATTTAGGatgttttgtacagtattgttattacatattttgcttttctttgtttgaTTCATTGGTACATGACACTAGCTATATTGCTATGAGGTCTACAGTgcttggggaccactgctttaaaaataattcatgCTATTCAGTCCACTTtcggtgtgtttttttttttttactaaacaaGATGATGGATCCTGTCACTCAGCCAGCCCCACTCAAACACGAGCACCACTCTGATTAATAACGTTCAGATAacattgatttttttgggtGAAAATCATGTACAGTGACATAGTGCATTGCCAGATAGGGGTCCCTGCAGGGCTGGTATTGGCACCAGAGCAGAGCATTAGTCACTCTTCCTGCTGATGAGCGCTAATGGATGTATAATGACATCGATCTGACTGCTTTTATATCACGAAGCGTTCTGGATTTTATTTCTGCAGCTCTAATTTGAAGTTGACTGACTGACTTGACCGCAAGCACTGGTGCGCTCCCTCAGCCGGCCTGCTGGGGGCAGTGTGgtacatgcatacagtacaatGGCGGCTGATGGAGAAGATGCAGATCAGATGCACTGAACAAACTTTGTGTCTTCTAAATCAGTTTATactcttattcattttctatttaacatttttcaccCACTTTTGCAGCACGTGGGTCAATAAATGTGCCTCACCTCCCACTTCATTGgggatgagagagagagagagacacagacacacacgcacacacacaagctcaaGCTCAGAGTATCCCCCAGTCCTTCTTTTTATGTGAGCTTGATCAATCTTGCCCACTGGCAAGTGTAGGACTGTGAGATTTATTGGAGTGGGCTTCACCGCGGGGCTCCCAGCGGTGCAGGAACCATCGATAAACGCCCTCCTAATTGcacagaagtgtgtgtgtgtgtgtaaatatgtaAACCTGGAAGAAATCAATTGGATGTGTTTCACTCTTCCCCGGTTAGGTGACGGATTAAGTGTGTGGAATGTTTGGTATGGCGCATACGCTCTAACAGCTCATGTGCTAATCAGATCACGCAGGTAGTGTTGGTCCATTTCCCTCCACCGCCACCGAGCCACCTCACAAAGCACGTTTTATCTTTGCCTATGTACGCGTGCACCTGCAGATCATCTCTCTGTGGCGTGTTTGAGTAGCCCCCACCAGTGCCCCCCCTCCCAATGGATTAATTCTTCATCACACAACATATGCCTCTGAAGTCACAGATAAGTTCAAACCTCAATCCCACGAGACCTCTCCTCATTTTGGCAAGCATCGCTCTCGTTTGGCTTTCTCTTTTGCTTTTTGTGGCTTTGACAGGAAGACATACACAGGAAGTAAACAGACTCATTCCAAGCAGTCACCAGGTACTTGTCAACATTTTAACTACATATCAACGTTATTCTTACATTTTACAGCGCTTAACATTGAGCATCTTGCACataatctacaatgtaaattgTCTTCGCCCTAGTCATTAAAGTTAAGATCGTTAGTAAGTTAAATGGAGGAGCAGAGGAAACCATAGtacttgttggcaaagacatcaaggaactggacaaatactGAAGACTACAAGGAAATAAAAGACACGactcacaaacacttgatgcaGCTTGAAAGTCATcaacaaaatgctggcacttgcaactttctttggctgcattgtgGCCAATgtggaaaagcagagacttgtggcctAACTGTGTTGctggcaaagaactacagggtCAACCACTGGAgacgtcatagacgggcgatgGAGCTGATTTGTGGTTTctatttccatgtattagcaaggtTATCGTGtactaacaaggacattttgtgggaaaaatacattcagaacacagttggactcatgcattATGTGCGCCATAATGTACACTATCAGGAAAATGTGCGTGAACCACAGCAAAATCCTGGCATAAATTTTCAACttaaaccgaaaaacatgctgaccggggtgtacgctaaccgaggttccactgtacttaatTATATTACTATTGGAAAACCttgggaagaagaaaaaagggaaaaaaataaatagaaagtcGGACTGGCACCTGCCAAATTGGAGTGGCAGAGAattttctaaataaaaaatcatcaaagtgtgtaaaaaaacccccaaacaaacaaaaaaaaacaagaccatCGAAAAGCAGCTCAGAGCGAACTGCAAAAACTAGCTGCAAtgaaatacagtgaaacctcagttAGTGTCCGCTCTGGTTGGCCTGGTTTTTGACTGTTGAAAATTTATGCcataattttgcctcggtttgcgtacattttccggtttgcgtacaatatggcacacatcttgtcgtgttatgatgaatacactgcgtgagtcaaTCTGtattcttaactcattcaatgccaaagacgtatttatgttttttaaaccttttaaaCCTGAacgctcgctcccaaagacgtattttacattttttttgcgcaagaggcaaaaagaggtgatgatgcaactgcacactaaatgACGGCACTGTTAGATaatttttaagccataaaaacagccacaaggtggcaggagtgcatttgatatgagcttggcatggatcttttgcatgtattaacacgctaaggaggaagtgagagagcgtggaggagtgtagcgtgcagaatgttacgcattgtagggaaattttaacgcatgcacatgcaaacacgcgcacgcacacacagtttagttcccaatgtgaaaattgtaaatagttaatggcgttatatttgtaaataaatttgttactttgatgtaaaacaacattttttgtcttgtgtatgttgtggtgcagttgtttTAGATATTTGAAATGGCCGGTACTGTAGGATTTGAattctgaaaaatggctgggattgctaatataatgtgtacatttcatcttaccagaaaacatccttccttgttagcatcctattagctagggAACTAAATGCAACCGGTACCGGAAGTTATGTCGCCCGTCCAtaatgtcatcagtggttgactgtcaaaactgttaacacaaaacactttttaaaaatagttttacagttatagtttaaggtcacttttaccttcatcaaAGACTACAGTTCCCAGAGACGCAAcgtggcagcaagacaccacacggacaccgtCTTCCTGCTCtgttatgagttatttcttaaaatcaatagtgtttctcaccttctttatcaaaatgctgccacttgcaccTTCCTTTGGcgccattttg
This sequence is a window from Dunckerocampus dactyliophorus isolate RoL2022-P2 chromosome 2, RoL_Ddac_1.1, whole genome shotgun sequence. Protein-coding genes within it:
- the LOC129177683 gene encoding leucine-rich repeat-containing protein 30-like codes for the protein MGGKQSHGFSNKELSEVSVSQGSKSAGSEQGGLSSAAERIRRHTTVHFGYSTLSLAMRGLDDAPAELWELRELQKLNLSMNCLCSLPPALGALDNLVVLNLWGNNLTSLPPEIGLLKKLRVLFACRNRLSEVPEELGSCACLEVLSLANNQITSLPGSLAGMHNLSKLNLSHNRIAHIPTCVYSMKGLVFLHLACNRLETIADQIQDLVNLKILIVEGNSIHTLPKTLCFLESLELLNVDFNELQSVPVEMYLLSRLRRLACHPLDKGLHIVHNPLLKPIQEVLQGGLSALYNYLKPT